TAGCCAGTATATTCGTTGCTGTTTTTGCATTGTAATAATAGGAATCCGAACAAGGATCCTGGTTTTCACGCCATTCATAATTATCATAGTAATAATAATCGTCATAGCCAATCTGGAAATTATCCTGTTCTTCTTTTAAAGTGAGCTCTTCCCGCTCCGGTTCGGAATTCTCTGAATCGGACGGTGCTGTGCTGCATTTGTATAAAGAATAGGCTTTCTTAAACGATAGCTCTACCCGATAGATCGCACCCGGTTCCGGTTTTATAATGGAAGCCAGATCCAGGGCAAATACATTCCATTTGGTATAATTCGGTAGTTTGTCCTGTGTCAGCTGGATCGTCGTTTTGGCTACCGGCAAGGCAACTTTGGTCAGGTTATAACTTCCGTTGAGGTTGTTATCCTGCAAAAACTGAAGCACATTATCCTGGTATATCTTGTACACTTTCACATCTACCGCTTTCAGGTTCGAAGCCTCAAAATTAATTTTCAGGTTGCTGGAGCTCGGCAGTATGGTTCCATTTTTCAGGAAACGGACACCGGGCTTGAAGGGTTCAAAAGTGATCTTTTCCGTATGGGTCTCCCGCAATTTGGCACCATAGGTATTTTCAATCCCCTGGAACACTTCCACCAGTAAATCCCCTTTTAAAGGCTGTTCAAAAAATACTTTTAATACATTCCCATCGGTTCCATAGGTCAGGTTCGTGGCATTTTCTACTGACACCAATCCTTCAAAATTCTGGTCTTTTTTAATTGGATCTGAGAAATTGATCGATAACACCTGATTCACATCATCCGGTGTTTTGATGCCTACTACTTTAAAGTTGTCTTTGCCGGGAATGGCAAAATCCTGGTTGCCTTTCTGGTCAATATCAAAATCATCCCCATCCCATGAAATTTTTACGGCACTGTCGCCTTTTTCACGGTGGATGCTATCGATCATAAAACGAAATTCCGTCTTGGTACTGGTAGCAGCATCAAATCGTAATTTTAATTTCTTTCCATTCTGTTCTGCCACAACCAGTTTCTGGGCTGTAGCCGGATCCAGGTCATCGCTGGTACGGATGGTCGCATTGAGGTATTGCCATTCCGGGCTATAGGACTGCAGGTCCTTGGTTTCCAAGATGAAGTCCTGCTTGATTGTTTTTACCGTAAAGTTAAAGTCGGATAATTTCTCCGGTGTTTTAATGACCTTGGAAAGATGGAATTTCACCTGGTATTCCGTTCCGGGCTTTAGTTTCTTTTCCGGAATAAATGCAATGGTATTGGTTGAAAGTGCCACAACTTTGCCATTCACATCCGGGCTGATGCTAAAGAGGTTTTTATCGAGTTCCTGATTGGGCTTCCAGTCGCCTTTATCAAAAGCCAGCACGACACGGATATCGGAAGACGACGAGCGTATCCCCGATGTAAAATCAGACACATAATCCTGAAATAACGAAAAATCAGAATTGAATTCCCGTGCCGATTTCTTGCCACAGGACTGGAGTAATACGAAAACAAAAAGGAACTGTAATAAAATTCTTTTCTTCATAGTGTAGGGATTAGGGATTTATACTTAAAATCCTATTCATGCTACACAAATTTAGTTGCTTTAACAGAAATATCACATCTGTTAAGATAATTTTATACTAAATCACGTACATTTTTTATTTTCGCCTTTGCTGGAAGAAGCGTTGCATCAATTCCGCCGCTTCGGTAGCGAGAACTCCTGAAACTACTGCGGTTTTAGGATGTAATGTGATCCCCATCGCCCGGTATCCACGTTGGTCATCGGTAGCGCCAAATACAATTTTGGTGATCTGGCTCCAGTACAGCGCTCCGGCACACATCTGGCAAGGCTCCAGAGTGACATACAGCGTGCATTGCTTTAAATATTTCCCACCTAAAAAATTAGCCGCTGCCGTAATCGACTGCATTTCGGCATGTGCTGTCACATCATTCAGCATTTCGGTAAGGTTGTGGGAACGTGCAATCACTTTATTATCAATTACAATCACGGCACCGACCGGAATTTCTCCTTTATCAAAAGCAAACTCGGCTTCCTGCAATGCTTTTCGCATAAAATAATCGTCGGTAAAAATATTCTCCATAGTTGCAATACGCCCAAAGTGGGCGTTTTATATTGATGATTAAAAACAAAAGTAGAAACAATATTGTAAATTTGCCTGCTATTACGTTCAATAATGTCAGAAAACCTGCTTTCCCATATCGACACTCCCAAAGACCTGCGCCA
The Flavobacterium kingsejongi genome window above contains:
- a CDS encoding nucleoside deaminase: MENIFTDDYFMRKALQEAEFAFDKGEIPVGAVIVIDNKVIARSHNLTEMLNDVTAHAEMQSITAAANFLGGKYLKQCTLYVTLEPCQMCAGALYWSQITKIVFGATDDQRGYRAMGITLHPKTAVVSGVLATEAAELMQRFFQQRRK